In the Wyeomyia smithii strain HCP4-BCI-WySm-NY-G18 chromosome 2, ASM2978416v1, whole genome shotgun sequence genome, one interval contains:
- the LOC129720704 gene encoding uncharacterized protein LOC129720704 — translation MNYLENLSIYFGNLSCFYIFSLITSVAIVVLTIYMGIATRLTTVTTDNMEARGGSSKEKLIVTSSSADESEDSDTNDMRIESVRQLKTAKLKSLENTLTEEQKEVEKQIEKVQLAAIYDLLKKQNEEFCMNSNLNEDELQEQLSLYR, via the exons ATGAATTACTTAGAGAATTTGTCCATTTATTTCGGCAATCTATCctgtttttatatatttagttTAATAACATCTGTTGCAATAGTTGTGCTGACAATTTATATGGGTATAGCTACGCGTTTGACGACCGTAACAACCGATAACATGGAAGCTCGAGGAGGATCTTCAAAAGAG aaacTCATTGTTACCAGTAGCAGCGCTGACGAAAGTGAAGATAGTGATACAAATGATATGAGAATTGAATCAGTTCGGCAACTGAAAACTGCAAAGTTAAAGTCTTTGGAAAACACGTTAACCGAAGAGCAGAAGGAAGTAGAGAAACA AATAGAGAAGGTTCAATTGGCAGCCATATATGATCTTCTAAAGAAGCAAAACGAAGAATTTTGTatgaattctaatttaaacGAAGATGAACTCCAGGAGCAACTTAGCTTATACAGGTGA